One part of the Nostoc sp. PCC 7120 = FACHB-418 genome encodes these proteins:
- a CDS encoding DUF2207 domain-containing protein, translating to MNVDIAVQTNGDMYVTETQKYTFTGDYKNQRYRYIPLDKVDKITDVSVAENGQLLPSETGTENNQLWIRWEHQLKAPESHTFVLKYRVVGGLHVNDNDAQVYWKAIFADRQAPIKQARVRVKFPEQLANNIKDFQSFGVAANVRKVDANTVEAVAQTSLEPGEELEIQVKFDPTGTEIKAPIWQSSQSFTDGSQLILWGFLLFLFFIFFFRGSGGVSVSYGSDGSSDGGGGGGGGGGGGGGGGGGGGG from the coding sequence ATGAATGTTGATATCGCCGTACAAACTAACGGTGATATGTATGTTACCGAAACTCAGAAATATACATTTACCGGAGACTATAAAAATCAACGCTATCGTTACATTCCCCTTGATAAAGTAGACAAAATTACCGATGTATCAGTAGCAGAAAATGGTCAATTATTACCCAGCGAAACAGGTACGGAAAATAACCAACTTTGGATTCGTTGGGAACATCAACTTAAAGCGCCTGAAAGCCATACTTTCGTCTTGAAATATCGCGTTGTTGGTGGATTACACGTCAACGATAATGATGCTCAAGTCTACTGGAAAGCCATTTTTGCTGACCGTCAAGCCCCTATTAAACAGGCACGAGTCAGAGTAAAATTTCCTGAACAATTGGCTAATAATATCAAAGATTTCCAAAGCTTTGGTGTAGCTGCCAACGTCCGTAAAGTAGATGCAAATACAGTTGAGGCTGTTGCCCAAACATCTCTGGAACCAGGGGAAGAATTAGAAATTCAGGTGAAATTTGATCCCACAGGAACTGAGATAAAAGCTCCAATTTGGCAAAGTTCACAATCTTTTACTGATGGGAGTCAGTTGATATTGTGGGGATTTTTACTGTTCTTATTCTTTATTTTCTTTTTCCGTGGAAGTGGTGGTGTTAGTGTTAGTTACGGAAGTGATGGAAGCAGTGATGGTGGCGGTGGTGGTGGAGGAGGAGGCGGTGGTGGCGGCGGTGGTGGCGGCGGTGGTGGTGGTTAA
- a CDS encoding dicarboxylate/amino acid:cation symporter: MSDSKGFVFSKTFPLSLQIAIALILAVVVGILFGAGNPNPNFIDLINHLTIPCNLILKALRALATPLILLAILHAFLTVHIPGRSGRKLAILLLTNTLMAIVIGLLVANLLQPGRWWSVASFGAAPTNKTLDPWGLLQDIVPPSILQPLVDNNVIQLVFVALAFGVVLRAIKTEQVAQKKNDYQPVEQLIGLLFEAVMAVLKWVIALVPIAVFGIVAKTIALQGFKPFISLAAFIVAVLIGLFLQGIYYTLRVKFGSWVSPQRFLRGGSDALLTAFSTASSTAAMPVTFQALMQKIGVRESSASLGALVGSNFNNDGTALYEAMSALFVGQLLGLHLNLPQQLMVVFTSIIASVGAAGIPEAGLVTMTLVFTAVGLPTQYIALLITVDWFLDRCRTAINVMGDMTISCLLDGKTQQVEQVDVVYLEGDLSHAEVQSE, from the coding sequence ATGAGTGACTCCAAAGGCTTTGTGTTCTCGAAGACCTTTCCTCTTTCATTGCAGATTGCGATCGCTCTCATTCTAGCCGTAGTTGTAGGAATCCTATTTGGTGCAGGTAATCCAAATCCCAACTTCATCGACTTAATCAATCATCTCACCATCCCCTGCAATTTAATCCTCAAAGCCCTACGTGCCTTAGCCACACCGTTGATTTTGCTCGCCATTCTCCACGCCTTTCTTACAGTACATATTCCGGGGCGTTCAGGACGAAAACTAGCAATATTGTTGTTGACCAATACCCTCATGGCAATTGTCATCGGACTGTTGGTTGCCAATTTATTACAACCTGGGCGTTGGTGGTCGGTTGCATCCTTTGGCGCTGCACCTACAAATAAAACCCTTGACCCTTGGGGATTACTGCAAGATATAGTTCCACCTTCTATATTACAGCCCTTAGTTGATAACAATGTGATTCAACTAGTGTTCGTGGCTTTGGCTTTTGGGGTAGTTTTACGTGCCATCAAAACTGAGCAGGTTGCCCAAAAAAAGAACGATTATCAACCAGTTGAGCAACTAATTGGCTTATTGTTTGAGGCTGTGATGGCAGTGTTGAAATGGGTAATTGCCCTAGTTCCCATCGCCGTATTTGGGATTGTCGCCAAAACCATCGCTTTACAAGGTTTTAAACCATTCATCTCATTAGCTGCCTTTATTGTCGCCGTATTAATTGGGCTATTTCTCCAAGGAATTTACTATACACTCCGAGTTAAATTTGGTTCTTGGGTAAGTCCCCAAAGGTTTCTCCGTGGTGGTAGCGATGCACTGTTAACAGCTTTTTCTACCGCCTCATCCACAGCCGCCATGCCTGTAACCTTCCAAGCTTTGATGCAGAAAATCGGTGTGCGGGAATCTTCCGCATCTCTGGGGGCTTTGGTAGGTAGCAATTTCAACAATGATGGGACGGCCTTGTATGAAGCCATGTCTGCTTTATTTGTTGGTCAGTTGTTGGGACTGCATTTAAATCTACCCCAACAATTGATGGTAGTGTTCACCTCAATCATCGCTTCTGTGGGCGCTGCGGGGATTCCTGAAGCTGGACTGGTGACAATGACGCTGGTGTTTACGGCGGTAGGATTGCCGACTCAATATATTGCCCTCTTGATTACGGTGGATTGGTTTCTCGATCGCTGTCGGACTGCAATCAATGTCATGGGAGATATGACTATTAGTTGTTTGCTGGATGGTAAAACACAGCAGGTTGAGCAGGTGGATGTTGTGTATTTGGAGGGTGATTTATCTCACGCAGAGGTGCAAAGCGAATGA
- a CDS encoding tetratricopeptide repeat protein gives MKRLLSTTAATVTLVFSLSTQTMSAVAQRHPQTPISTITASNRQSSLHFKINSNNPEAHAQMRSGDEKGAIASITIEFQSVEQLHLHLGIMHLLSGDMKGAIEDFNQAILINPNYAEAYKGRGVAKVQLGDEKEAIEDLQKAADIFQEQEETAKYQEVINIIRQINDK, from the coding sequence ATGAAGCGTTTACTCTCAACTACTGCTGCTACTGTTACGTTAGTGTTTTCGTTGTCCACCCAAACAATGTCTGCGGTGGCACAGAGGCATCCTCAAACTCCAATTTCCACTATTACAGCCTCAAATAGACAATCATCATTACATTTCAAAATTAATTCTAACAATCCTGAAGCCCATGCTCAGATGCGATCGGGAGACGAAAAAGGGGCGATCGCCTCCATTACTATTGAGTTTCAATCTGTAGAGCAATTACACCTCCATCTAGGTATTATGCACCTGTTGTCAGGAGACATGAAAGGAGCAATTGAAGATTTTAACCAAGCCATACTTATTAATCCTAACTATGCCGAAGCCTACAAAGGCCGAGGTGTTGCCAAGGTGCAATTGGGAGACGAAAAAGAGGCAATTGAAGATTTACAGAAAGCTGCTGACATCTTTCAAGAACAAGAAGAAACAGCCAAATACCAAGAGGTTATCAACATAATTAGGCAGATTAATGACAAGTGA
- a CDS encoding bifunctional serine/threonine-protein kinase/ABC transporter substrate-binding protein yields the protein MAYCINPDCSQRENPDTSAVCQNCGTPLILQNRYRLRHFLRTDRGSYTEVFAIEDLVNRDQPKVLKSLKEVTPQLERLFQQEASILNTLRHPGLPIGEALFPLVLNTGRQLWCFVMEKIPGEDLQTWLSHHQYVTSYKTALDWLKQLTQILQFVHEEKFFHRDIKPANIMVCPDGKLVLIDFGAARKVTQTIINRESVTIVHSLGYTAPEQRDGHAVVQSDFYALGRTLIYLLTGIDPTGDRAQDLLNWSKYIQDPKTPKKFISLLQVMTDSHPYHRPPTAQAILEKIEKIDQHSHQWPKLLLSATCGVLLLFAGKSLYQEITLPRTCDNILNDYLSCGEESLTPSSFWGNSQPPPAKQLGMEQYRNRNFGAAVNFLETAFQQESDPETLIYLNNAKIHQQFPANQIYTIAVAVPLERRTDIGREILRGVAQAQTEALKKGRALRIIIADDSNREDSKTGNNARKIAQHLVKYRDLLAVLGHYSSEATKNSLPIYSQARVVLISATSTSQNLKDPFFFRTVPSDRIAAQKMVTYLLSALKQNQVAIFYSRGSEYAESLSQAVRESTKSLPLKVIDHQAAFNLASDRFNAITALNQAQTQGAKAIVLIPDAGVGLYNAIPNALRVIQSNINQVWIVAGDSLYSSDSFTSEKAFSSPEIKYTAWAVFWHPLNEINSTFVKEVQNLWKIDILSILSNTNITWRTATSYDATLVLSQAITQNPTRLGIKKTLSQPQFSVTGATGVIQFAGSDRQNGKITMVRVQRNCDDNGFFFIPSDRSLQCQ from the coding sequence ATGGCGTACTGCATCAATCCCGATTGTTCGCAGCGAGAAAATCCTGATACTAGTGCAGTATGTCAAAACTGTGGAACGCCACTCATACTTCAAAATCGCTACCGACTTAGGCATTTCCTACGAACTGATAGAGGTAGCTATACAGAAGTATTTGCAATCGAAGATTTAGTTAACCGAGATCAACCTAAAGTTCTCAAGTCTCTGAAAGAGGTAACGCCACAACTAGAACGACTTTTTCAGCAAGAAGCATCAATATTGAACACGTTGCGACATCCTGGGTTACCTATTGGCGAAGCACTATTTCCCCTGGTTTTAAACACAGGTCGTCAATTGTGGTGTTTTGTGATGGAGAAAATTCCTGGTGAAGATTTACAGACTTGGTTATCTCACCATCAATATGTAACATCTTATAAAACAGCATTAGATTGGCTAAAACAACTAACGCAGATTCTCCAATTCGTACATGAGGAAAAGTTTTTCCATCGGGATATCAAGCCAGCAAATATTATGGTTTGTCCTGATGGAAAACTGGTGTTAATTGATTTTGGTGCGGCGCGTAAAGTGACACAGACAATCATCAACCGTGAGTCCGTCACCATAGTTCATTCCCTTGGTTATACTGCACCCGAACAACGTGATGGTCACGCCGTTGTGCAGTCAGATTTTTATGCACTGGGTCGGACTTTGATCTATTTACTCACAGGCATTGACCCAACAGGCGATCGCGCTCAAGATTTACTCAATTGGTCTAAATATATTCAAGACCCAAAAACTCCCAAAAAATTCATCTCTTTGCTTCAGGTAATGACAGATTCTCATCCCTACCACCGTCCGCCTACAGCACAAGCAATTCTCGAAAAGATTGAAAAAATTGACCAGCATTCGCACCAATGGCCAAAATTATTGCTGAGTGCTACTTGTGGTGTGTTATTGCTGTTCGCGGGAAAATCCTTATACCAGGAAATTACATTACCTCGGACTTGTGACAACATACTCAACGATTATCTTAGTTGTGGAGAAGAAAGCCTCACTCCCAGTAGCTTTTGGGGTAATAGTCAGCCGCCACCAGCAAAGCAATTAGGAATGGAACAGTATCGTAATCGAAATTTCGGCGCAGCCGTGAATTTCCTAGAAACTGCTTTCCAGCAAGAATCAGACCCAGAAACGTTAATTTACCTCAACAATGCCAAAATTCACCAGCAATTTCCCGCAAATCAAATTTATACTATCGCCGTTGCAGTCCCCCTGGAACGACGCACAGATATAGGTCGGGAAATACTCAGAGGTGTAGCGCAAGCTCAAACTGAAGCACTAAAAAAAGGTCGAGCTTTACGCATTATCATTGCTGATGATAGTAATCGGGAAGATAGCAAAACGGGTAATAATGCCCGTAAAATTGCCCAGCATTTAGTAAAATATCGTGATTTACTGGCTGTTTTGGGTCACTATAGCAGCGAAGCCACCAAAAATTCTTTACCAATTTATAGCCAAGCCAGAGTAGTCTTAATTTCTGCTACTAGCACTTCTCAAAATCTCAAAGACCCTTTTTTCTTTCGTACTGTCCCTAGCGATCGCATCGCAGCCCAAAAAATGGTAACTTACTTGTTGTCTGCATTGAAACAGAATCAAGTAGCTATCTTTTATAGTCGAGGTAGTGAGTATGCTGAATCTCTTTCCCAGGCTGTTCGAGAAAGCACAAAATCACTTCCTCTAAAGGTGATTGATCATCAAGCAGCTTTTAATTTAGCCAGCGATCGCTTCAACGCCATAACAGCGCTAAATCAAGCTCAAACCCAAGGTGCAAAGGCAATTGTCCTGATCCCCGATGCCGGAGTAGGGTTGTATAATGCAATTCCCAATGCCTTACGAGTGATTCAGTCGAATATCAATCAAGTTTGGATTGTTGCAGGTGACAGCCTCTATAGTTCTGATTCGTTCACATCAGAGAAAGCTTTCTCTTCACCCGAAATCAAATACACAGCTTGGGCAGTTTTTTGGCATCCCCTCAATGAGATAAATTCAACGTTTGTCAAGGAAGTCCAAAACCTCTGGAAAATTGATATACTGTCAATCCTCAGCAACACAAACATTACATGGCGAACAGCAACTAGCTACGATGCAACATTAGTTTTGAGTCAAGCCATCACCCAAAATCCTACTCGCCTCGGCATTAAAAAAACACTCAGCCAACCTCAATTTTCCGTTACAGGTGCAACAGGAGTAATTCAATTTGCCGGAAGCGATCGCCAAAATGGAAAAATTACGATGGTAAGAGTCCAGCGTAATTGTGATGATAATGGTTTTTTCTTTATTCCTAGCGATCGCTCTTTACAATGCCAGTAG
- a CDS encoding MerR family transcriptional regulator — protein sequence MLKIGDFSKLSQVSVKALRLYDQMGLLKPIKVDNFTSYRYYSAEQLPRLNRILAFKDLGFSLEQIAKLLDENLPPEQIRGMLRLKQGEIQRLVEAEQARLIRVEARLKQIEQEDSMPNYEVVIKKVAPIQVASIRQILPDNPSIGQLYGEISEYLAQNGVKAGDYYAGIWHDPGYKDTDIDAEAVISIEGSIKGNERIKIYELPGSETTACLIHHGSYETLAQAYATLVSWIEANGYNITAPNREVYIIGGNEQNNDSYVTELQFPVAQA from the coding sequence ATGCTGAAAATAGGAGACTTTTCTAAACTTAGCCAAGTGAGTGTGAAAGCATTACGTCTCTACGATCAAATGGGACTGCTCAAACCAATAAAAGTAGACAACTTTACCAGCTATCGCTACTACTCGGCTGAACAACTACCGCGACTGAATCGCATTTTAGCCTTCAAGGATTTGGGGTTTTCCCTAGAGCAAATTGCCAAGTTATTAGATGAGAATTTACCACCGGAGCAAATTCGTGGAATGCTGCGCCTCAAGCAAGGAGAAATTCAGCGATTGGTGGAGGCGGAACAAGCACGACTCATTCGAGTGGAAGCAAGACTCAAGCAAATTGAACAGGAGGACAGTATGCCTAACTATGAAGTTGTGATCAAAAAGGTTGCCCCGATACAAGTAGCATCAATACGGCAGATATTACCGGATAATCCAAGTATAGGGCAACTCTACGGTGAAATATCAGAATATTTGGCACAAAATGGCGTTAAAGCTGGTGATTACTATGCTGGTATTTGGCACGATCCAGGTTACAAAGATACTGATATAGATGCTGAAGCTGTCATCTCAATTGAAGGCTCCATCAAAGGTAATGAGAGAATAAAAATCTATGAGTTACCTGGATCAGAAACAACTGCTTGCTTAATTCATCACGGCAGTTATGAAACCCTCGCTCAAGCCTATGCCACTTTAGTATCTTGGATTGAAGCTAATGGCTACAATATTACTGCTCCTAACCGCGAAGTTTATATCATTGGTGGCAATGAGCAGAATAATGATTCCTATGTAACAGAACTACAGTTTCCAGTAGCTCAAGCTTGA